Proteins co-encoded in one Malus sylvestris chromosome 7, drMalSylv7.2, whole genome shotgun sequence genomic window:
- the LOC126630605 gene encoding U-box domain-containing protein 62-like — MSSEELGLVRTQNGLNSPLVFQDENLRFNCGAPQQRRVGDGGPKTRELTGFIDDRFFAPQSSDFRRSMYSENPDRRDQPQPRNWNSNGADTTPSAEGSDEDDDDDEDDDEGDGGLVGVESRNKGIAGNNGNNGEDKMGNGKVKHHHQQHHSSFGGTLIVGSSRQVLVKEHSTGQQIVNSNTRASSSDNHSNAQQGRLGNYHNAVTVAEPDGDMYYSQYLQGSEGSGSAPKDLVVENGCGFSGRKDVMNSSESGDSLRAILSDPVTGALMDDAVILPCGHSFGGGGIQHVIRMKACYSCSLSISEDSIAPNLSLRAAVQAFQREEELQFYRSSKRRRERFDQEKGGCGDLVFVDSPRGRGVQFPFAVTDRVIIKGNKRTPQRFVGREAVVTTQCLNGWYVVKTLDNAESVKLQYRSLAKVSDDPTSKPMSSKMAPNWL, encoded by the exons ATGTCCTCCGAAGAATTGGGTCTGGTTCGGACCCAGAACGGGCTCAACTCTCCGCTCGTGTTCCAAGACGAGAACTTGCGCTTCAATTGCGGAGCTCCGCAGCAGCGCCGGGTCGGGGACGGGGGTCCAAAGACCAGAGAGCTCACCGGCTTCATCGACGACCGGTTCTTCGCGCCACAGAGCTCGGACTTCCGGCGAAGTATGTATAGCGAGAACCCGGACCGGCGGGACCAGCCCCAGCCGCGAAACTGGAACTCGAACGGAGCTGATACGACGCCGAGTGCCGAAGGATCGGATGAGGACGACGATGACGACGAAGACGATGATGAAGGAGATGGCGGGCTTGTCGGAGTGGAGAGCAGGAACAAGGGCATTGCTGGTAATAATGGGAATAATGGGGAGGACAAAATGGGAAATGGGAAAGTTAAGCATCACCATCAACAGCACCATTCTTCTTTTG GTGGGACACTGATAGTAGGATCTAGTAGACAAGTGTTGGTGAAAGAACATAGTACTGGGCAGCAAATAGTGAACAGCAACACAAGGGCTAGTTCCAGTGATAATCATAGTAATGCTCAGCAAGGAAGGCTTGGGAATTATCACAATGCCGTCACGGTGGCCGAGCCGGACGGTGACATGTATTACTCTCAGTATTTGCAGGGCTCTGAGGGGTCTGGTTCTGCTCCAAAGGATTTGGTTGTGGAAAATGGTTGTGGGTTTAGTGGAAGAAAGGATGTTATGAACTCGAGCGAGTCGGGAGACTCTTTGAGGGCCATTCTCTCTGATCCCGTGAC GGGAGCTCTGATGGATGACGCCGTGATATTGCCTTGTGGGCATTCCTTTGGAGGTGGTGGAATTCAGCATGTTATTAGAATG AAAGCTTGCTACAGTTGTTCTCTGTCGATTTCAGAAGACTCAATTGCTCCGAATCTTT CTCTTCGAGCTGCTGTGCAGGCATTCCAACGGGAAGAAGAGTTGCAGTTTTATCGCTCatccaaaagaagaagagaaaggttTGACCAG GAAAAGGGTGGCTGTGGTGATTTAGTTTTCGTGGATTCTCCAAGGGGTAGAGGTGTTCAATTTCCGTTTGCCGTGACTGACAGAGTTATTATAAAG GGGAATAAGAGGACACCACAACGCTTTGTTGGACGCGAGGCTGTTGTGACAACGCAATGCTTAAACGGATG GTATGTGGTAAAAACGTTGGATAATGCAGAGAGCGTAAAATTGCAGTATCGCTCCCTTGCCAAGGTATCCGACGACCCAACATCCAAGCCAATGTCGAGCAAGATGGCACCTAACTGGCTCTAG
- the LOC126630432 gene encoding uncharacterized protein LOC126630432, with amino-acid sequence MENPCDSERVSDGSAPIPRFDSKIAGEKRFSTEMGQERELGPRKRAKMRDLMTVSRSEGIQTDNSTLLEIKESIDQFRSGDERMSQVTEVPITLGVDASQAGKSWSKTLSVPVNPASTLDLNTDACIAKSTVLDNSQQCTESFVDKFTLLRDRSKCEKAKGIGLDLNAEDVTISEKQDPFYPYKSTNSLKARAASECGSCSGPLEEKDPMKVWKEMKQNGFLSSTHGGIPVPKPRPKKTTKDEVKKKMERAKREQVDRFAKIAAPSGLLNDLNPGIINHVRNRKQVRSIIESLVKLERLENDRLGNKQTNNPKSGTSEICNRKDIENMNDSGIHFSHEYQLPDTAYDGRQHTRGDVERTTIERLSDKSLASHSIPEREEDSLALKLASSMQAPEDDSPLSNEETSSYLSIKAATIASQWLGLILLDVKGRLAALRRSRKRVRDVITTDLPSLLAKEFSSDQENDPQIAKNSARGFSRCAIADMHRARWIPLFEQMDKALSEEEEQLEGWSNQVKEMQLHCDQGLQLVQWNAASGIQHFGTSENNSRPLILDNSERALAVRAAAASIYSTCNFLLSTNVPCF; translated from the exons ATGGAGAATCCATGCGATTCGGAGAGAGTTTCGGACGGGTCGGCCCCAATTCCCAGATTCGAttcaaag ATTGCTGGGGAGAAGCGATTCAGTACTGAGATGGGACAAGAACGTGAGCTGGGTCCTCGCAAACGGGCGAAAATGCGAGATCTTATGACGGTGTCCCGGTCCGAAG GAATTCAGACCGATAATTCAACATTGTTGGAAATCAAGGAATCAATTGATCAATTTCGATCTGGTGATGAAAGAATGTCCCAAGTTACTGAGGTTCCTATAACTTTGGGTGTCGATGCTTCCCAAGCAGGAAAGTCTTGGAGTAAAACATTGTCAGTACCAGTCAATCCTGCATCTACACTTGATCTCAATACTGATGCGTGCATTGCCAAAAGTACGGTTCTGGACAACAGTCAGCAATGCACCGAGAGTTTTGTTGACAAGTTCACCTTGCTTAGGGATCGGAGTAAATGTGAAAAGGCGAAAGGTATTGGATTGGATCTCAACGCAGAAGATGTTACGATTTCAGAAAAGCAAGATCCATTTTATCCTTATAAAAGCACCAATTCCTTGAAGGCAAGAGCTGCCTCTGAATGTGGGAGTTGCAGTGGCCCATTGGAAGAGAAAGATCCAATGAAAGTGTGGAAGGAGATGAAACAAAATGGTTTCCTATCATCCACTCATGGAGGCATACCGGTGCCAAAACCGCGTCCCAAGAAGACTACAAAAGATGAGGTCAAGAAGAAGATGGAACGCGCAAAGAGGGAACAAGTGGACAGGTTTGCGAAAATTGCTGCTCCAAGTGGACTGCTCAATGACCTGAACCCTGGGATTATCAACCATGTCAGGAACAGAAAACAGGTTCGTTCAATAATAGAGTCGCTTGTAAAATTAGAAAGACTGGAGAATGACCGCCTgggaaacaagcaaacaaacaatccAAAAAGTGGAACTAGTGAAATTTGCAACAGGAAGGACATTGAAAATATGAATGATTCCGGGATACATTTCTCTCATGAATATCAGCTTCCAGATACTGCCTATGATGGCAGGCAGCATACAAGAGGGGATGTTGAACGAACCACAATAGAGAGGCTTAGTGATAAAAGTCTTGCGTCACACTCCATTCCTGAAAGAGAGGAAGATTCTCTAGCATTGAAGTTGGCATCATCAATGCAGGCACCCGAGGATGACAGCCCTTTGTCTAATGAGGAAACATCATCCTATCTCTCTATTAAAG CTGCTACCATTGCTTCTCAGTGGTTGGGACTTATTCTTCTAGACGTCAAAGGACGTCTTGCAG CATTGCGACGCAGTAGGAAGAGAGTACGAGATGTTATAACTACAGATTTGCCATCATTGCTGGCAAAAGAATTTTCATCCGATCAGGAGAATGATCCTCAGATCGCGAAAAATTCTGCCCGTGGATTTTCCAGATGTGCTATTGCAGACATGCATCGAGCAAGATGGATTCCACTATTTGAGCAAATGGATAAAGCACTTTCTGAAGAAGAGGAACAGCTT GAAGGTTGGTCGAACCAAGTAAAAGAAATGCAGCTTCACTGTGACCAGGGCCTGCAACTTGTCCAATGGAACGCTGCTTCCGGCATTCAACATTTCGGAACATCTGAAAATAATTCCAG ACCACTGATATTGGATAACTCAGAGAGGGCATTAGCTGTTAGGGCTGCTGCAGCTTCCATTTACTCGACTTGCAACTTCCTGTTGTCGACAAATGTACCTTGTTTCTGA
- the LOC126630471 gene encoding uncharacterized protein LOC126630471, producing MASVGIQFGGNNSAVLDHRRQSSLCVCSPYSNRSVSMIRGSGGKRGNSVVAMARAGLEAVGRERRRGGGNGSEAAAVAYEKLDEWMRESVVEIVQNLREAPLLVNVYGRSSTDGRPRLETEKRVEEENWDGLRRKWEAGAAPFPDGVIFVEELNDNDNGGGEGNGKDDGGDAITKAWGLVVQGKGKVSGPACYLLKTSKVNNGSGFGLGMGLGCTHFCLVPVSSFREKAQSQLKNCWLLQA from the coding sequence ATGGCATCGGTTGGAATCCAATTCGGAGGTAATAACAGCGCCGTTCTTGATCACCGCCGTCAGAGCAGTCTTTGCGTTTGCAGTCCTTATTCCAATCGGAGCGTGTCGATGATCCGTGGATCCGGGGGGAAAAGAGGAAATTCGGTAGTCGCGATGGCGCGGGCGGGATTGGAGGCGGTGGGGCGGGAGCGGAGGCGCGGCGGTGGAAACGGGAGCGAGGCTGCGGCGGTGGCGTATGAGAAGTTGGATGAGTGGATGAGGGAGTCGGTGGTGGAGATCGTCCAGAATCTCCGGGAGGCGCCGCTGTTGGTCAATGTGTACGGGAGGAGTAGTACGGACGGTAGGCCGAGGCTGGAGACGGAGAAGCGGGTGGAGGAGGAGAATTGGGACGGGCTCAGACGTAAATGGGAGGCGGGAGCGGCGCCGTTTCCCGACGGCGTTATCTTCGTTGAAGAACTGAACGACAACGATAACGGTGGCGGTGAGGGTAACGGTAAAGATGACGGAGGAGATGCGATCACGAAAGCGTGGGGGTTAGTGGTGCAGGGGAAGGGGAAGGTGAGTGGGCCCGCCTGTTACTTGTTGAAGACGAGTAAAGTCAATAACGGGTCGGGCTTCGGGCTCGGTATGGGCTTGGGCTGCACCCATTTCTGTTTGGTTCCGGTCAGCAGTTTCAGGGAGAAGGCCCAATCGCAGCTGAAGAATTGTTGGTTGTTGCAGGCCTAG
- the LOC126630273 gene encoding taxadiene 5-alpha hydroxylase-like produces the protein MELSLLQFITVSALTLIAIFAGYFKFKTSSSSLGKKLPPGSFGLPLIGESISFIKAQKQDKTGEWIQTRIRKYGPVFKTSLMGSKTVVFTGQAGNRFVFSGSDNGIAGNQVATAAKVLGKHSIFELSGSRHKLVRNALMSFLKPESLQRFVGEIDSLVQKQLFQELDGKDLVQMVGLMKKITFKVTCSLFFGLPEGPEKDALLEDFTIATKGLWAVPLNVPGTIFYRAMQARARISQVLTKLMQNRQKEEKNKPSQKNDIISVFLRLRDEDGEPLQEEEILDNFITLIIGSHDTTTILLSLFIRHLSTDPKTRSEVLQEQEEVVKSVDARDDGKLRWSEIQMMKHTWRVAQELMRLTPPAFGNFKCASRDTSFDGFDIPKGYKVFWVASATHMDDKIFEDPNKFDPSRFESSSKSSYPPYTYIPFGAGPRICPGIEFARIEVLLIIHHLTKNYS, from the exons ATGGAACTCTCTTTACTACAGTTTATCACAGTTTCAGCATTAACCCTAATAGCCATTTTTGCTGGATATTTCAAGTTTaaaacttcatcttcttccctgggCAAGAAGCTTCCACCAGGGTCATTTGGTCTTCCTCTCATTGGTGAGTCCATAAGCTTCATTAAGGCACAAAAGCAGGACAAAACTGGTGAGTGGATCCAAACCCGAATCCGCAAGTATGGACCCGTGTTCAAAACCTCACTCATGGGCTCCAAAACAGTGGTTTTTACTGGCCAAGCCGGAAACCGGTTTGTGTTCAGCGGAAGTGACAATGGTATTGCAGGCAACCAAGTCGCAACTGCAGCCAAGGTTTTGGGAAAGCACAGCATCTTTGAGCTTTCAGGGTCTAGGCACAAACTTGTCAGGAATGCACTGATGAGCTTCTTAAAACCAGAAAGCcttcagagatttgtgggtgaAATCGATTCTCTAGTCCAAAAACAGTTGTTTCAG GAGCTCGATGGCAAGGATTTGGTACAAATGGTGGgtttgatgaagaaaataaCATTCAAGGTGACCTGCAGTTTGTTTTTTGGACTACCAGAAGGGCCAGAGAAAGATGCATTGCTTGAAGATTTTACCATTGCCACCAAGGGTTTGTGGGCAGTTCCATTGAACGTTCCGGGGACCATATTTTACAGAGCCATGCAGGCACGTGCCAGGATATCACAGGTCCTCACAAAACTCATGCAAAATCGacaaaaggaagagaaaaacaagcccTCGCAAAAGAACGACATCATCTCAGTGTTCCTCCGTTTGAGAGATGAAGATGGTGAGCCTCTCCAAGAGGAGGAGATTCTTGACAATTTCATCACTCTGATAATTGGTAGTCATGACACCACCACAATTCTCCTCAGCCTTTTTATAAGACACCTTTCCACAGACCCCAAGACTCGTAGTGAGGTGCTTCAAG AGCAGGAAGAAGTAGTGAAGTCTGTGGATGCAAGGGATGATGGAAAGCTTAGATGGAGTGAAATCCAAATGATGAAGCACACATGGAGAGTGGCCCAAGAGCTCATGAGATTGACCCCTCCAGCTTTTGGCAATTTCAAATGTGCTTCAAGAGACACATCCTTTGATGGCTTTGATATCCCCAAGGGATATAAG GTTTTTTGGGTGGCATCTGCAACACACATGGACGACAAGATATTTGAAGATCCAAACAAGTTTGATCCATCACGATTCGAGAGttcatcaaaatcatcatatCCACCGTACACGTACATTCCATTTGGAGCAGGTCCACGGATATGCCCCGGGATAGAATTTGCAAGAATTGAAGTGTTGCTCATCATTCATCACCTAACTAAGAATTATTCTTAG
- the LOC126629696 gene encoding probable LRR receptor-like serine/threonine-protein kinase IRK, producing MRPFSSMKPLLLLFAVVVLAPVLARSLNPSLNDDVLGLIVFKADIQDPRGKLASWSEVDNSPCNWVGVKCNPRSNRVIELSLDDFSLSGHIGRGLLQLQALRKLSLSKNNLTGSLTPNFTHIDNLRVLDLSENSFSGGVPEELFRQCGSLRVISLAKNEFSGKIPESLGSCASLAAVNFSLNQFSGSIPTGVWSLSGLRSLDLSDNLLKGEIPKGIELNNLRGVNLARNRFTGQVPDGIGSCSLLRSIDLSENSFSGNLPQTMQKLGLCSYLNLHQNTFSGGVPEWIGEMKSLETLDLSSNRFTGDVPSSIGNLEALKVLKFSANGFTGSLPKSMAYCTNLLALDFSKNSMAGELPVWIFDAGEEEVSLSDKKLSGSKNINQSLSAENALQNLQVLDLSLNHFSGEIASDIGALSSLHTLNLSGNSLAGPIPVAIGELKVLNNLDLSENRLNGSIPQEIGGAFSLKELRLEKNFLTGKIPTSIEHCSSLTTLTVSQNRLTGPLPAAMSKLTNLQIVDLSFNNLTGGLPKQLANLPNLLSFNISHNNLQGELPTGAFFNTISPSSVSGNPSLCGSAVNKSCPGVLPKPIVLNPNSSSDSTTGEISSNLGHRRILLSISSLIAIAAAAVIVIGVIAITVLNLRVRSPTAQSAPALAFSGGDDFSRSPTTDGNSGKLVMFSGEPDFSTGAHALLNKDCELGRGGFGAVYRTHLQDGRPVAIKKLTVSSLVKSQEEFEREVNKLGKVRHDNLVEIEGYYWTPSLQLIIHDYVAGGSLYKHLHDGAGGNFLSWNDRFNIILGTAKGLAHLHQMNIIHYNIKSSNVLIGCSGEPKVGDFGLARLLPMLDRYVLSSKIQSALGYMAPEFACKTVKITEKCDVYGFGVLVLEIVTGKRPVEYMEDDVVVLCDMVRGALEEGRVEDCVDARLQGIFPAEEAIPMMKLGLICTSQVPSNRPDMGEVVNILELIRCPSEGQEDL from the exons ATGCGACCGTTTTCAAGCATGAAACCGCTGCTCCTCCTCTTCGCCGTCGTCGTTTTGGCTCCGGTTCTCGCGAGATCTCTGAACCCGTCTCTAAACGACGACGTGTTGGGTCTGATAGTCTTTAAGGCCGATATCCAAGATCCGAGGGGGAAGCTAGCGTCGTGGAGCGAAGTCGACAACAGTCCTTGCAATTGGGTCGGGGTGAAATGCAACCCGAGATCCAACCGGGTCATCGAGCTCAGCCTCGACGACTTCTCGCTTTCGGGTCACATCGGCCGAGGCCTTCTGCAATTGCAAGCTCTCCGGAAGCTCTCGCTTTCGAAGAACAATCTCACCGGAAGCTTAACCCCTAACTTTACTCACATCGACAACCTCCGAGTCCTTGATTTGAGCGAGAACAGCTTCTCCGGTGGCGTTCCTGAAGAGTTATTCCGGCAATGTGGGTCGCTGAGAGTGATATCTCTGGCGAAAAACGAGTTTTCCGGGAAAATTCCGGAGAGTTTGGGCTCGTGTGCGAGTCTAGCAGCTGTTAACTTTTCGTTGAACCAGTTTTCGGGTTCAATTCCAACTGGGGTTTGGTCCTTGAGTGGGCTTAGATCCCTGGATTTGTCTGATAACTTGTTGAAGGGTGAAATTCCAAAGgggattgaattgaataatttgCGAGGAGTTAATTTGGCCAGGAATCGGTTTACCGGGCAAGTTCCGGATGGAATTGGAAGCTGTTCGCTCTTGAGGTCCATTGATCTGAGTGAGAATTCGTTCTCGGGTAACCTTCCTCAGACAATGCAGAAACTTGGCCTGTGCAGCTATCTGAATCTGCACCAGAACACATTTTCTGGTGGGGTTCCGGAGTGGATTGGAGAGATGAAAAGCCTGGAGACTTTGGACCTTTCTAGCAACCGGTTTACGGGTGATGTTCCAAGCTCAATAGGCAATCTTGAGGCTTTGAAGGTATTGAAATTTTCTGCAAATGGGTTCACTGGGAGCTTGCCAAAGTCTATGGCTTATTGCACAAACCTTCTGGCTCTAGATTTTAGTAAGAATTCGATGGCGGGTGAACTTCCGGTGTGGATATTCGATGCGGGTGAAGAGGAAGTTTCACTTTCAGATAAAAAACTAAGCGGAAGCAAGAACATCAATCAATCTTTATCAGCTGAAAATGCACTTCAGAATCTCCAAGTCTTGGATTTATCCCTTAATCATTTTTCGGGTGAAATTGCGTCCGACATTGGGGCCTTGAGCAGCTTGCATACGTTGAACCTTTCTGGTAACTCTCTTGCTGGTCCTATTCCTGTGGCTATTGGAGAGTTGAAGGTCCTGAACAATCTCGACTTGAGCGAGAATCGGCTCAATGGAAGCATCCCTCAGGAAATTGGAGGGGCTTTTTCTTTGAAGGAATTGAGATTGGAGAAGAACTTTCTCACGGGAAAAATTCCAACTTCAATTGAGCACTGTTCTTCTCTGACCACATT AACTGTATCACAGAACAGACTGACTGGTCCATTACCTGCAGCAATGTCCAAACTTACCAACTTACAAATTGTGGACTTGTCTTTCAATAACCTCACGGGAGGCCTGCCAAAGCAGTTAGCCAATCTTCCCAACCTACTTTCCTTCAACATTTCCCACAACAACCTCCAGGGTGAACTACCTACGGGTGCCTTTTTCAATACCATTTCCCCTTCCTCTGTCTCTGGAAATCCATCTCTCTGTGGCTCTGCAGTTAACAAGTCTTGCCCGGGAGTCCTTCCCAAACCCATTGTCCTCAATCCCAATTCCTCTTCCGACTCCACCACAGGAGAAATCTCATCAAATCTTGGTCATAGAAGAATCTTACTCAGTATTTCTTCGCTTATTGCCATTGCAGCAGCCGCTGTCATTGTCATTGGTGTAATTGCCATTACTGTGCTTAATCTCCGTGTCCGATCTCCCACAGCTCAATCGGCGCCAGCCCTTGCATTTTCAGGTGGGGATGACTTCAGCCGTTCCCCAACAACAGATGGCAACTCTGGCAAGCTAGTCATGTTttcaggtgagcctgatttcaGCACTGGTGCACATGCACTGCTCAACAAGGACTGTGAGCTTGGTCGTGGCGGGTTTGGAGCAGTCTACCGGACACATCTTCAAGATGGACGGCCAGTTGCAATCAAGAAGCTCACTGTTTCTAGTCTTGTCAAGTCTCAAGAAGAATTTGAAAGGGAAGTGAATAAATTGGGGAAAGTGAGGCACGATAATCTTGTGGAGATCGAAGGCTATTACTGGACTCCATCATTACAGCTCATCATACACGATTATGTTGCCGGTGGTAGTTTATATAAGCATCTTCATGATGGAGCAGGTGGAAACTTTCTGTCATGGAATGATCGGTTCAATATAATTCTTGGAACTGCGAAAGGTTTGGCTCACTTGCACCAGATGAACATAATTCACTACAATATAAAGTCCAGTAATGTCCTGATTGGCTGCTCAGGCGAACCGAAAGTGGGAGACTTTGGCCTAGCGAGGTTGTTGCCAATGCTTGACCGATATGTTTTGAGCAGCAAGATCCAGAGTGCACTCGGCTACATGGCACCAGAGTTTGCTTGCAAAACAGTAAAGATAACCGAGAAATGTGATGTGTACGGGTTTGGGGTTTTGGTTCTAGAGATTGTCACCGGGAAAAGACCAGTCGAGTACATGGAAGATGATGTTGTGGTGCTCTGTGACATGGTGAGAGGAGCACTGGAAGAAGGCAGGGTAGAAGACTGCGTTGATGCTCGGCTCCAAGGAATTTTCCCAGCAGAAGAGGCTATACCTATGATGAAACTAGGCTTGATATGCACGTCACAAGTGCCGTCAAACAGACCAGACATGGGTGAGGTTGTCAACATTTTGGAGCTGATCCGATGTCCTTCAGAAGGCCAAGAGGACTTGTGA
- the LOC126630392 gene encoding chalcone isomerase-like protein 2 isoform X2: MGTEVVLVDEVPFPSKITTTKPLSLLGQGITDIEIHFLQIKFTAIGVYLDAEIVSHLQQWKAKKANELAEDDDFFDALVSAPVEKFIRVVVIKEIKGSQYGVQLESAVRDRLAADDKYEEEEEEALEKVVEFFQSKYFKKDSVITFHFPATSNTAEIVFSTEGKEESKIKVENANVVENIKKWYLGGTRGVSPSTISSLANTLSAELTK; this comes from the exons A TGGGCACTGAAGTTGTATTGGTGGATGAGGTCCCTTTTCCTTCTAAGATCACAACCACCAAGCCTTTATCTCTGCTGGGTCAAG GAATTACCGACATAGAGATTCACTTTCTTCAAATTAAGTTCACAGCAATTGGGGTTTACCTGGATGCTGAAATTGTGTCACATCTTCAACAATGGAAGGCCAAAAAGGCAAATGAACTTGCAGAAGATGATGACTTCTTTGATGCTCTTGTTTCTG CTCCTGTCGAGAAATTCATTAGGGTTGTGGTGATCAAGGAGATCAAAGGGTCACAATATGGAGTGCAGCTTGAGAGTGCAGTGAGGGACAGATTGGCAGCTGATGACAAAtatgaggaagaggaggaggaagccttGGAGAAAGTTGTTGAGTTCTTCCAATCAAAGTACTTCAAGAAGGACTCCGTCATCACATTCCATTTTCCTGCAACTTCTAACACTGCTGAG ATTGTGTTTAGCACTGAAGGGAAGGAAGAGTCGAAGATCAAAGTGGAGAATGCAAATGTGGTGGAGAATATCAAGAAATGGTATTTGGGAGGGACGAGAGGGGTGTCTCCGTCGACCATCTCCTCCTTGGCCAACACTCTCTCGGCTGAGTTGACCAAGTGA